A stretch of the Longimicrobium sp. genome encodes the following:
- a CDS encoding gamma-glutamyl-gamma-aminobutyrate hydrolase family protein → MSRPRIGVAPCFFHADPQRPIFKGKTLLYAEESLTHWLQRGGALPLILPTPAGDVTLGDLLGEVEGLVLQGGSDVCPGCYGEEPLKPEWGGDSIRDQHEIALVRACLERDIPVLGVCRGMQIMNVALGGSLWQDLATQNPACRTHRDWNVYDQLFHEVRFEPDSWIARLYDGAQGGRVNTVHHQGLRRLGEGLRVEAASPDDGVVEAVRYDPAGDGDPDSARPWAYGVQWHPEFQDPADATLLHGTPVLAAFLRAVEMRRGAKT, encoded by the coding sequence ATGAGCCGCCCGCGCATCGGCGTGGCGCCATGCTTTTTCCACGCGGACCCGCAGCGGCCCATCTTCAAGGGCAAGACGCTGCTGTACGCGGAGGAATCGCTCACGCACTGGCTGCAGCGCGGCGGCGCGCTTCCGCTCATCCTCCCCACTCCCGCGGGCGACGTCACCCTCGGCGACCTGCTGGGCGAGGTGGAGGGGCTGGTGCTGCAGGGCGGCTCCGACGTGTGCCCCGGCTGCTACGGCGAGGAGCCGCTGAAGCCCGAGTGGGGCGGCGACTCCATCCGCGACCAGCACGAGATCGCGCTGGTGCGCGCCTGCCTCGAGCGCGACATCCCCGTCCTGGGCGTGTGCCGCGGGATGCAGATCATGAACGTGGCGCTGGGCGGTTCGCTCTGGCAGGACCTGGCCACGCAGAACCCCGCCTGCCGCACGCACCGCGACTGGAACGTGTACGACCAGCTTTTCCACGAGGTGCGCTTCGAGCCGGATTCGTGGATCGCGCGGCTGTACGACGGCGCGCAGGGCGGCCGCGTGAACACCGTCCACCACCAGGGCCTCCGCCGCCTGGGCGAGGGCCTGCGCGTGGAGGCCGCCAGCCCCGACGACGGCGTGGTCGAGGCGGTGCGCTACGACCCCGCCGGCGACGGCGACCCGGACTCGGCGCGCCCGTGGGCGTACGGCGTGCAGTGGCACCCCGAGTTCCAGGACCCGGCCGACGCCACGCTCCTGCACGGCACCCCCGTCCTCGCCGCCTTCCTCCGCGCGGTGGAGATGCGGAGAGGAGCGAAAACCTGA
- a CDS encoding aldehyde dehydrogenase family protein, whose translation MLQVVNPATEEVIRELDEDTPETLRQKAGTAREHQPAWAARPVAERVACARRFGELLAAEADHLAATLTSEMGKPIRQARGELSAMAARIGFFAEQTERAVADEVVQSEGTEERIRWEPLGVVANISAWNYPYFVGSNVFLPALLTGNAVLYKPSEFATLTGLAIADLLYRAGIPREVFAPVVGAGPVGASLLEQRIDGVFFTGSYGTGRRIAETVAGRLIRVQLELGGKDPAYVCDDVDVAAAAAATAEGAFYNAGQSCCAVERVYVHRSIAREFTEAFVEAVRGYAVGDPADEATYVGPLARRPQLDVLREQVDDAVRRGATLLAGGRAREGRGWFWEPTVLAGATHEMKVMRDETFGPVIGIMEVEGDEDAVRRMNDTEYGLTAAVYTPDRDRAERVLRQVDAGTVYWNCCDRVSPRLPWTGRRHSGIGSTLGTIGIRAFVQPKAYHLNPTCGIA comes from the coding sequence ATGCTGCAGGTCGTGAATCCCGCCACCGAAGAGGTGATCCGGGAGCTGGACGAGGACACCCCCGAAACGCTGCGCCAGAAGGCGGGGACCGCGCGCGAGCACCAGCCGGCGTGGGCCGCGCGCCCCGTGGCCGAGCGCGTGGCGTGCGCCCGCCGCTTCGGCGAGCTGCTGGCCGCGGAAGCCGACCATCTCGCCGCAACGCTCACCAGCGAGATGGGGAAGCCGATCCGCCAGGCGCGCGGCGAGCTCTCCGCCATGGCCGCGCGCATCGGCTTTTTCGCGGAGCAGACGGAGCGCGCCGTGGCCGACGAGGTCGTGCAGTCCGAAGGGACGGAGGAGCGGATCCGCTGGGAGCCGCTGGGGGTCGTCGCCAACATCTCCGCGTGGAACTACCCGTACTTCGTGGGCTCCAACGTCTTCCTCCCCGCGCTGCTCACGGGGAACGCCGTACTGTACAAGCCGTCGGAGTTCGCCACGCTCACGGGGCTGGCCATCGCCGACCTGCTGTACCGCGCCGGCATCCCGCGCGAGGTGTTCGCGCCCGTCGTCGGCGCCGGTCCGGTCGGCGCGTCCCTGCTGGAGCAGCGGATCGACGGCGTGTTCTTCACCGGCTCGTACGGCACCGGGCGCCGCATCGCCGAGACGGTGGCGGGGCGGCTCATTCGCGTGCAGCTGGAGCTGGGCGGCAAGGACCCGGCGTACGTCTGCGACGACGTGGACGTCGCCGCGGCGGCCGCGGCGACGGCAGAGGGCGCGTTCTACAACGCCGGCCAGAGCTGCTGCGCGGTCGAGCGCGTGTACGTCCACCGCTCCATCGCCCGCGAGTTCACGGAGGCCTTCGTGGAGGCGGTGCGCGGCTACGCGGTCGGCGACCCGGCGGACGAGGCGACGTACGTGGGCCCGCTGGCGCGCAGGCCGCAGCTGGACGTGCTGCGCGAGCAGGTGGACGACGCCGTCCGCCGCGGCGCCACGCTGCTGGCAGGCGGCCGGGCGCGCGAGGGGCGGGGATGGTTCTGGGAGCCGACGGTGCTGGCCGGCGCGACGCACGAGATGAAGGTGATGCGCGACGAGACCTTCGGCCCCGTCATCGGCATCATGGAGGTGGAGGGGGACGAGGACGCGGTGCGGCGGATGAACGACACCGAGTACGGGCTGACGGCGGCCGTCTACACCCCCGACCGCGACCGCGCCGAGCGCGTGCTGCGGCAGGTGGACGCGGGCACCGTCTACTGGAACTGCTGCGACCGCGTCAGCCCGCGCCTCCCGTGGACCGGCCGCCGCCACTCCGGAATCGGCTCCACGCTCGGGACCATCGGCATCCGCGCGTTCGTGCAGCCCAAGGCGTATCACCTGAACCCGACCTGCGGCATCGCCTGA
- a CDS encoding YciI family protein translates to MRARLKIALVLCFAAAAAGSAWTSAARARPAAEPAYVVLLRLRWDLYAQWKETGRWPSDSAANAALDGHVRYWDEQRRAGRAILAGGMKGDYWDNAALIVFRAASQAEADSVVRQDPAVRAHVFQSQVRGFDVSWVGAASPPAR, encoded by the coding sequence GTGCGCGCACGCCTGAAGATCGCCCTCGTCCTGTGCTTCGCCGCCGCCGCCGCAGGGAGCGCGTGGACCTCCGCCGCGCGCGCCCGCCCCGCCGCGGAGCCCGCGTACGTGGTTCTGCTGCGGCTGCGGTGGGACCTGTACGCGCAGTGGAAGGAAACCGGGCGCTGGCCCAGCGACAGCGCCGCCAACGCGGCGCTGGACGGGCACGTGCGCTACTGGGACGAGCAGCGCCGCGCCGGGCGCGCCATCCTGGCCGGCGGGATGAAGGGCGATTACTGGGACAACGCGGCGCTGATCGTGTTTCGCGCGGCGTCGCAGGCGGAAGCGGACTCGGTGGTGCGCCAGGACCCCGCCGTCCGCGCGCATGTCTTCCAGTCACAGGTGCGCGGCTTCGACGTGAGCTGGGTGGGCGCCGCATCGCCGCCCGCGCGCTGA
- a CDS encoding alpha/beta hydrolase, with protein MAGFIRAGGARLEYRWAGPRPDRAPTVVFLHEGLGSAGLWRDFPVRLAAATGCGAVAWSRAGYGASDPVSLPRPVRFMHDEAAVLGEVIGGLGIGGHVLFGHSDGASIALIHAGSAPAPGLRGMVLEAPHVFTEPHGLASIAAIRDVYRTTDLRERLARHHGANVDVAFRGWNDVWLDPDFRAWNIEAYLPAIRVPALVVQGEDDEYGTWRQVEAIQRQSGGPVAVLPIPQCGHSPHREHPDAVLAAAAAFVRRVIGSGAER; from the coding sequence ATGGCGGGCTTCATCCGGGCCGGCGGCGCGCGGCTGGAGTACCGGTGGGCGGGACCGCGGCCGGACCGCGCGCCCACGGTGGTGTTCCTGCACGAGGGGCTGGGGAGCGCCGGGCTCTGGCGCGACTTCCCCGTGCGGCTGGCGGCGGCGACGGGGTGCGGGGCCGTCGCCTGGTCGCGCGCGGGGTACGGCGCGTCCGATCCCGTTTCCCTCCCCCGCCCCGTCCGCTTCATGCACGACGAGGCGGCGGTGCTCGGCGAGGTGATCGGGGGACTGGGGATCGGCGGCCACGTCCTCTTCGGCCACAGCGACGGCGCCTCCATCGCCCTGATCCATGCGGGGAGCGCGCCGGCGCCGGGGCTGCGGGGGATGGTGCTCGAGGCGCCGCACGTGTTCACCGAGCCGCACGGGCTGGCCAGCATCGCCGCGATCCGCGACGTGTACCGCACCACGGACCTGCGCGAGCGGCTGGCGCGGCACCACGGCGCCAACGTGGACGTGGCCTTCCGCGGCTGGAACGACGTGTGGCTCGATCCCGATTTCCGCGCCTGGAACATCGAGGCGTATCTCCCCGCCATCCGCGTCCCCGCGCTCGTCGTCCAGGGCGAGGACGACGAGTACGGCACCTGGCGCCAGGTGGAGGCCATCCAGCGCCAGTCCGGCGGCCCCGTCGCCGTCCTCCCCATCCCCCAATGCGGCCACTCCCCCCACCGCGAGCACCCCGACGCGGTCCTCGCCGCCGCCGCCGCATTCGTGCGCCGGGTGATCGGGAGCGGCGCGGAGCGCTGA
- a CDS encoding GNAT family N-acetyltransferase, whose amino-acid sequence MRIRPVQPGDRAEWLRMLRALYDGTVEADHAEDVDGFLAARPAGRPHTQAVFVCEREDGALCGLLELSLRNYAEGCEGETPYVESWFVDADVRGRGIGALLMRAADAWARERGYTEIASDTLLDNHASERAHLAVGFEEVERTIHFRKSLAP is encoded by the coding sequence ATGCGCATCCGTCCCGTCCAGCCCGGCGACCGCGCCGAGTGGCTGCGCATGCTCCGCGCGCTGTACGACGGCACTGTGGAGGCCGACCACGCGGAGGACGTCGACGGCTTCCTGGCCGCGCGCCCGGCGGGGCGGCCGCACACGCAGGCGGTGTTCGTCTGCGAGCGGGAAGATGGCGCGCTCTGCGGCCTGCTCGAGCTCTCCCTGCGCAACTATGCCGAGGGCTGCGAGGGCGAGACGCCGTACGTGGAAAGCTGGTTCGTGGACGCGGACGTGCGCGGCCGCGGCATCGGCGCGCTGCTGATGCGCGCCGCGGATGCGTGGGCCCGCGAGCGCGGCTATACGGAGATAGCGTCCGACACGCTGCTGGACAACCACGCCAGCGAGCGCGCGCACCTCGCCGTGGGATTCGAGGAGGTGGAGCGCACCATCCACTTCCGCAAATCACTCGCGCCGTAG
- a CDS encoding di-heme oxidoredictase family protein, whose amino-acid sequence MRRAAQVPLTLLFGLLVAACVDDRKGPSPTSTLVVPEGPAHAASAAGTTLGQPISGLTLAQLAAFNRGKVLFDKTFSQTNGLGPIFNASSCSECHGEDDGVLGGTGDEVETHFTNVRSDGSCDLLTAKGGFVHQDSVTPKLFAATGLTSEPFPTVTHARGSRTVPDLFGFGLIAAIPNAAIVNQEDPYDYNYDGISGRAHYTSAGDIGKFGHKANEGSVTLFNAGALLNEMGITNKFNLAENNIGGMPIPFGVDPAPEPEISGTDFDDLNSFVIFLAPPPTVPLTTQSASGRDLFNSIGCAGCHTAQYTTTDVGIAALSYRTVRPFSDFLLHDMGAENVDICLDQARTREFRTEPLMGARFMEVFMHDGRASTIQEAVAAHGGEGANARTRFRNLTLTQQAAVVAYVNSL is encoded by the coding sequence ATGCGCCGCGCGGCCCAGGTACCCCTCACGCTCCTCTTCGGCTTGCTGGTCGCGGCCTGCGTCGACGACCGCAAGGGTCCATCGCCCACCTCCACCCTGGTCGTTCCCGAAGGCCCCGCGCACGCCGCGTCGGCGGCGGGAACGACGCTCGGACAGCCCATCTCCGGCCTGACGCTGGCCCAGCTCGCCGCGTTCAACCGGGGCAAGGTGCTGTTCGACAAGACCTTCTCGCAGACCAACGGCCTGGGGCCCATCTTCAACGCCAGCTCGTGCTCGGAGTGCCACGGCGAGGACGACGGCGTGCTGGGCGGAACGGGCGACGAGGTCGAGACGCACTTCACCAACGTGCGCAGCGACGGCAGCTGCGACCTGCTGACGGCCAAGGGCGGGTTCGTGCACCAGGACTCGGTCACGCCCAAGCTGTTCGCCGCCACGGGGCTGACCAGCGAGCCCTTCCCCACCGTGACGCACGCGCGGGGGTCGCGGACCGTGCCGGACCTGTTCGGGTTCGGGCTGATCGCCGCCATCCCCAACGCGGCCATCGTGAACCAGGAGGACCCGTACGACTACAACTACGACGGGATCTCGGGGCGCGCGCACTACACGTCCGCGGGCGACATCGGCAAGTTCGGGCACAAGGCCAACGAGGGGAGCGTGACGCTCTTCAACGCCGGCGCCCTGCTGAACGAGATGGGGATCACCAACAAGTTCAACCTGGCCGAGAACAACATCGGCGGGATGCCCATTCCGTTCGGCGTGGACCCCGCGCCGGAGCCGGAGATCAGCGGAACGGACTTCGACGACCTGAACTCGTTCGTCATCTTCCTGGCGCCGCCGCCCACGGTGCCGCTGACCACGCAGAGCGCCTCGGGGCGCGACCTGTTCAACTCCATCGGCTGCGCGGGGTGCCACACGGCGCAGTACACCACCACCGACGTGGGCATCGCCGCACTCAGCTACCGCACGGTGCGGCCGTTCAGCGACTTCCTGCTGCACGACATGGGCGCCGAGAACGTGGACATCTGCCTGGACCAGGCGCGCACGCGCGAGTTCCGCACGGAGCCGCTGATGGGCGCGCGCTTCATGGAGGTGTTCATGCACGACGGCCGCGCCAGCACCATCCAGGAGGCGGTGGCCGCGCACGGCGGCGAGGGCGCCAACGCGCGCACGCGCTTCCGCAACCTGACCCTCACCCAGCAGGCCGCGGTGGTCGCGTACGTGAACTCGCTGTAA